From Rhododendron vialii isolate Sample 1 chromosome 7a, ASM3025357v1:
agcaacttttagaacattgcatgaatcatttttctccattgagctctgtccagggccacttgttcacacaaacttACTATATTCGTATCGTTGCGCACCACAACATCTattgtcaatttaggtctaccctttcccgtagcattgctacccaaacctatcctatccgctctcttaactactgcatctcctggtctacggtagacaatgctcaaaccaccttagcctattttccctcaacttctcatctatgggtgctacacctaccatctcacgaactgtttcatttctaatcctgtctcgtctagtcttactacacatccacctcaacattctcatttttgctacactcatcttgttctCCTATTGTCCTTGGCACGTGCTTCACCTTGGTTAATCCATTGTGGTCCTCCCTGCCCCACATGTATGGTTTTAATTGAATGTACGGCTTTACCAATTACGGAATAACCTTGTGGAATTAATTTTCTCGGAGATGGTTCAAGTATCCCTTTGAATTATGTTTTTCTTTGTGTACACATATTTGTATCTCCACATGCAAGGTGGGTTACATGTGTATTGGATGGCTCATATGCATTTCCTTACAAATTTTTTGGGACAATCAATGACTTAacaatagatagagaaaatagttagtttggtttgtaaaagtaataaatttccCTCTCTTAATCCAGATATCTATATTGGCTTGTTTCTTAATACATTTTTTCTTAATCCAGATATCTATTATCGTATACTTCTTTTCCCCCAGGTAGTCTCAAAGGGAAATCCTGCTTGTCTATTGAGATAAATGTTCTTTCCCTCAATCACGTTGTGTTGTCACTCGTCTTGAGTCTTTTCACATTGTTCTTCCCCATTACAGGCTAGTATATGATTACTGTTCTTTTCACTTGATTTTCTTATTGTTTCTCAAATGCAGCCAAAATGTGGAATTCTTCCAGTTTCAAGATTTATATCGGAAGAAAGTGACATAAAAAAGTGTGTAACTCGTTTTGAAATGCACCAGCCATTAAAATTGCATCGGAGAGGTATTTTTGTTGCTATAATTTCTTATTTCGTTTTGTCTTGGGTGAAGCTAGAATGGGAGTGATCTCTCAATTCAAGATCATAGCTAAATCGGCATTCATGCTGCCATGGATACCAGCGGTTGAATTGGGAATCCATTGTGTCCTTGATTTTATCCAAGAATATGATGCAATCCAATCATGTATTACCATGAAGTTGGTTTTTCATTACATGTGGTCTTCTCAACTGGTTTAGTAATTATTTCCTTGTTCCACTGCCAAATGGAATGGCATTTACTGTTTGTGTTGGGTAGGGGAAGAAGGCAATGGAGACACATCGCGGTTGGTGGCATGAGGGATCTGTCGGTGGTTCCAGTACTAGCAAGGGCTACATGCTaagctgttaaaaaaaagaagaagggctACATGCTAAAATCCAACGGGGTTCAACTTTAATTGCACCTTAGGTGAGATTTGGTATCTCTTTACTTGGTTCATGTAATCCCTTTCTTGCTTACATGGGCAACGtgcctttgaaatttttggctAGGTTTATGCACAGTGCATTCCTTTTATTCATGATACAGTAATGTCCATGATGCTTGATGACTAGGTTGGAGAGAAactaaccaaaacaataaaaaaggcaGATAAGAGTTTGCCAGAATGGCAATAGAGCAGAATGTCCATAATGTCGAGAGTACCGAAATGTATTTGAGCCGCGACCAATGTGATTTTTCTGGCAAGACTGAATGGATTTTGAATCCCATTAACAAGTGCTAACCATGAGTTTGGTCCAGTGCTAATGAGCATTTGGTTACCACGGCTATTTATACTACCAGAAGTCGTAACAATAAGGTAATTACTCAGAGTGGAGACCAAACAAACTATATTTGgaaaccaaaactaacaaaattaaaaggcTGATAGGAACATGCCTAAATAAGCGGCATTAAAAGAGAAATTCCTAAAACAAATATAATTCCTAAAATAAAGTTTTCATATATTCTATAtttctatattataaaacagagcggtttccTTTAAAAATGTCTAAACATACAAACATAGATGCATCTGCAGCCGTTCGATCATACTTAGTGATAAAGTTATAGCCATTGGATCAAAGGAATGAAGCGCTTTCTCTCTTCCTATAAATTACTCTCATTAAGGCATTGTATTCAAAACCACCCATTATGGCATTAttcaaatgaaaatgaaaatcatatataacatttgtaCAAAACCGAAATTAAAGCCACCGAGAGTACCGAAATCAAAGCCAacattccttttcctattcGAAAACTCTATGGACACCGACCATGGCATTGACAGTACATGGTGCCCACTCTGGGTCCTGCACGGATGATCCGacccgttcaataatttaaaaaaataacaacgaGTGgacccgtgaaaaatcagctccatccgatatgtgtaagtgtttgatcaaatcttcacatttttgaaaaattggaaaaaaattggatgaaaatgagaagattggatcgagcatttatacggatggagctgatttttcagATTACTACTTAGTTAAGCTAGCTACTTGAGAAAGATCGCTTCTCGAAATAGCATAAGTGATCACTGAACCTTCTGGCTCTATCTTGCTATCCTGGACCGAGTGGCTTAAGGCTGTATTCACTGGCTCCGGTTTCGGCTTATTCTATTTCGGTTGAGGTGGTAAACCCCGCGCCCCTTCTTTTGTCAATCAGTTTCGTTTTCAACTCCGATGCTAGCTTTCCAATAGCTGCTTCCTCCGTCGAGTTGGccaagtttttattttaaaattattgaacggctcagatcatccaTGCGGATCCAGAGTGGGCCCCGCGAATGGTCGGTACGTACGATTTGTGTACTTGGATCAGTATCTGTAGCATCCTCCTTTCCTATTTCTAGGCTATCAAACGTACATCATGGAAATTACCGAAAGTAGAATTTTTTATACATCATTCatatgattttcacatttttcttctttactttctctaactctcccctccctctctcttgggaagttcaataccaccaaaATTTACTTCGCCGAAACCATCGAGGTGAGTTCTtccattattttttgtatatttgctacccatttcatttttattaaGATTATAGCATAGTTGAATTTGCTGGATACGGGTTGGTATATTGCACGCAAGTTTATTATTAATTTTCATGTTGTGATTGTTTGAGCCGTATGTTGCACGCGagttaaatatttgtttttgtgtgcTGATTGTTCGAgctgtgccttcaggcacgggcatacATTAGTATTTGATATCTCAGAACGGTTTCCCGCTGATTGGGTTGGAGtttatctcttcttttttttgtcaaaaaagatTTTAGGCtgagttttcataaaaaaaaagaatatttgagtttgtaattttttttttctttattaaaaaaattcacatttgttagtttgtaatttttttaaaattattaattgGTCTCAACGAGATGagttgaaaaattgaaaaattatgcccaaattcaattatttttgaaaaaatccaaaaaaagtccaaaaattcaaactttgtggattttttcttggcttttttttaataatatttgagtttggATCATGACTTTTTAGTTCTTTGATTTGTCTCGTCGAAATGAACcattaattttataaaaaaaacattgacgcaaaactaactagcgcgaaagaaaattaaataaagacgaaataaaattagaaaaacattAATTTTGTAAAAGTGTGAATCCCCGAAAGAAGCCCggaattttttttgggccgTCCGGAAGATTTTTAGAAGTTTTATTTAGATCTATTTCAATGGAGTTCGGCTTATAATAGAAGCGGGCCAACTGGCCAAGCCCAATTCAATACAAAAAAGCCCAGGAGGCCCCCGcttcaaaacaaaacacaataacTCACTTGAAGCCCAACGTCTGCTACCAGGATGGCGCGTATACTAGTCACGCTTTCCAAAAGTAGCGGCCAGATGTAGTTATAAGCGGCCACTAGCAATTAtccgcggccaagtgtaattagcCGCGGGTAAAGTTTACGAACAAAACTGGCGCGTATACTAGTCACGCTTTCCAAAAATAGCGGCCAGGTGTAGTTATGAGCGGCCATTAGCAATTAtccgcggccaagtgtaattagcCGCGGGTAAAGTTTACGAACAAAACCGTGTTCCGTAACCACGCCTATTTACTGGTGTTGGGGTCGGGGAAACATAACCGTATTTCAGAAAGTTTTGCGCCACTCTCTCCCTACAGCACCGCAaggttcgtctctctctctctctcacacacacacacacacacaagtacACACATTCTTGCCTTTCTTGTAAAACTGGCATAGTTAGGGTTCAGACTGTTCAATTTGTTCGAATCGTCTTCGTCATTGTCTTATTACTTTTGCATTTGGGCTGGTTGGTAGACTTTGTTCCTTgttctctttcattttaatTTGAACACTTACTTTCCAGGTGATTATTGATTTTCGTTCTTAGAATTCTTTCCTTATTAACAAATGTATCGCCACGGCATGCTAAGACTAAAGTTCAATATCAATGTTATAGTAGCAAGCCTTTGGATACCATGACCTTGAAACCTTCTTCGTCTTTAATCTGAAAAGATAATTTCTTCAAGGGAGAAAAAAGTTTGTAATTGGCAAGAATGTTAACAGATATTGACAATTTGGAAACTTACAGCTCGTTTGGATTGAGAGATttcgagagaaaagaaaagaaatggagggAGAAGTGTTTCTTTCGCATGTTTGGATGATTAAAATGGCAAGAGAgggtgagaaatggggagaatgAGAAACCCCTTACTTGCCCATTTCATTTCTCACCAGTTGTGGCGAGATTCCGTGAGAAAGGAACCGAGTTGCCAATTTTGACCCCAAAGTCTTCTTCGTGCGTCCGTTGGGCCCACTGAGAGAAGTTCAACTGCATATaggtctctcttttttcttggtTCATTGTGGTAACTGGTAAGAAAAGCTAGTGCTGAAATTCTATTTCTTTGATTAGCTTTCGTCGATTCTTGCAAATTGCCGCCTCAAAAGATTTGGGGGTaaaaaataccaattaacaATAGGAAATAAGAAGTCTTGATGGAGGTATAATTAGATGTGTTTGTAGTTTATTGATTCCAAATCTTTGCAGTGGATGGAGGTGGTGTTAGAGCTAAAAGATGCGGATGATTGGATTTATAGAGGGGAAGGAGCTGCCAATCTTGTTCTTGCCTACTCCGGATCCTCTCCTACATTTGTGCGTTCATTTATGCTTCACTCTTATGATGGTTTCTTGTGTCtcttcatgtcatttttcattgCAGAATAATTTAACTGAGCATTTTTTCCAACTCCAAAAGTAAAGCAAACAAGTTCTTCCTTCTGAGAATTGGGATTATTCTTTTGACGAATTGTTTGTATTTGCAAAAGCATCTTAGTACTCGGTATATGAACTTGAATTTTAGAATGAGAGTGTTCCTTCAATAGTTTTAAAATGGAGAGAAAACGGGTGAGATAAAGTGGGTCATAGGGGAGGCCATAGTAACATGCTTCATTACAAAGACGTTGAAATATACCTACATTTGTTACTTATGACATTTGCTTTGATTTCGAGTAGGTTGGAAAGGTACTGCTCATACAAAAGGCTCCTAGGATTGAATCTCCCAGAAACGGATATGATAGCGAGGATGGTCATTCAGCTCTGATGAATGATGAGTGCCTTCTGTGGAGAGAAACTGAAGACCTTGTATCAGCACCAACCAGGGAAATAGGAAAGCAACTGTATGTACAGCATGTTATCAGTCCACTGTTAGGTTATGAACATGTTGATGCTGGGGTCTGTTTCTGTACCAATGCATGATTTTGCTACACCCTTCCTTTTTAGTATGTATTTGCAGCCAATTTTGCAGTGTTTTAGTGAGAGGACATGGAACATATGTGATTGGCTTGTAGCATGTTCTGAGGAAGTTTTACTTTGTGCTTGTAGCAGCCATTCTCATGCATTGTTCAAGTATTCGTTCTGGATTTGATATTGTGGGATTATATTTACGCCCTCATGGAACTAAATCATGGTATACTATCCTTATAAAAAAAACGGGTCTATCCTTGAACAAAAATGGGTTGCATAATTGCAAAGTTGCATATAGACATATTGTTGGTGGCCATTACACAACTATCCTTTGGCCAAGTTTGTGGTCCGTTCAGGTAAGAAATTGGAAATGGCTCAAAGATTGTGTTGTATTTGTCACTTGGACAGGTCTCTCTACGAAAATGTTGAATGAAACTGCgcaaacatttttgtttttctaataaCCTCCGCGGGAACATCTTAGATATTTACAGCATCATCGAATTGCTGACTGTTGCTTCCTCCGTATCTGGCAGATTCGTGTCTTTTTGTCCAAGGAATTTCTGGAGGCGGTTGAAAAGAATATCCTTTCCCAGCGTCCTTCTCAGCGAGTTGATGCAGCCATGGTCAACGCTCAATGTGATATTGCACTTCTTATGTCCGATTCCGTATGGTAATCATTGCATCCTGTATAccaaagaagaaataaaaaaaaaaagtgtgtccTGAGTCCTTGCAAATAATATCTTCTGTTTGCAGCATGGCAACTGTATCGTCcagtctctcttttttcatgtttttttttttatcacgaGAGTGTCCTTGGCAGGTGGTTTCACCCTGGTTAATCCATTTGCTATGTGTGGTCCTCCATGTCCCACATATATGGTTTTACCATAACAGAATGACCTTGTAGAATTAATTTTCTTGGAGATATTGGGTTCAAGTGACCCTTTACattgtgtttttctttgtgTATGCATATTTGTATCTCTACATGCAAGGTGGGGTTACACGTGTGTTTGATGGCTCATATGCATTtccttacaaatttttttttttttggacaatcGACTAATAGATAGAGAACATAGTTAATTTGATTTGTCAAAGTAATAAATCCCCTCTCTTATCCAGATATCTATTTTGTCTTGTTtcttaatacttttttttttttctttttccctgaGAGTTGTATTTTCGAATACTTCTTTTCCCCCAGGTAATCTCCAAGAGGAATTCtgcatatctattgagataaaGGTGCTTTCCCTTGATCCCGTCGGGGTTGGACTCTTGTCTTGAGTCTTTTCACATTGTTCTTCCCAATAACAGGCTATTTACTGTTCtttttgcttgtttttcttgttgtttcTCAAATGCAGCCAAAATGTGGATTTCTTCCGGTTCCAAGATTTATATCGGAAGAAAATGACATAAAAAAGAGTATAACTCGTTTTTAAATGCACCAGTCAATAAAATTGCATCAAAGAGAGGTATTTTTGTTGCtatgatttcttattttcttttgtctcGGGTGATGCTATAATTGGAGTGATCTCTCAATTCAAGTCCATAGCTAAATCGGCATTAATGCTGCCATGCATACCTTCGGTTGAATGGGAATCCGTTGTGTCCTTGTGAGCTTGATTTCATCCAAGAATATAATGCAATCCAATAATCAATTTATCTTTCACTTCTGTctttgatgaaattttttgttttctcttagaTATCAGAAAGAAGCGAATACAATCCACTGGATTTTATGTGGCAATTCATTGGAAACTATAGATCATTTGTTCTTTCAGTAGTGCTCCTTTGCTAAGAGGTTGTGGAGGGCCTCTTATTTGGGGTTTGATTAAGAGTGCTCCAAATATAGATGTGGTTTGGGGTTCGGGGATTTTTTTGCTTTCGGGTTACTTGGTGTGCTCGAAACGATGCTTTGTTTACCTCAGATTTGTTTGGTGTGGGTGTTGCTTTAATCCGTTTTGCAGGATTGTGGAGCAGTTGCAGACCATGTATGAGGAGTTGCACAAAAACatatgattattattattgttgttcaaaCTCCCCATTTGAGATCAGGGCAGGTTTGGAAGTTTTGAAATGGGCGTTAGATCACAATGTGCTAGAGATCTACATTCACACGGATTGTGCCCTTTTAATCCGTTTTGCGCCAATCTCTCCCTACATCGGCACCACAAagttcgtctctctctctctctctctctcacacacgcacacacacaaatactCCTACACCATAAaggtctctctctttttctttcaatttggtTCATCGTGGTACGCAAAGCTAGTGTTGAAATTCTATTTCTTAGATTAGATTTCGTCGATTCTCGCAAATTGCCGCCTCGAAAGATTTGGGTGTAAAAATACCAATTAACAATAGGAAATAAGAAGACTTGATGGAGGTATAATGCATTTAGAtgtgtttgtactttgtagTGTATTGATTCCGAATCTTTGCAGTGGATGGAGGTGGTGTTAGAGCTAAAAGATGCGGACAATTGGATTTATAGAGGGGAAGGAGCTGCCAATCTTGTTCTTGCTTACTCCGGATCCTTTCCTACGTTTGTGTGCTCATTTATGCTTCACACTTATGATGATTTCGTTGTGTCtcttcatgtcatttttcattgtAGAATAATTTAACTGAGCATTTTTTCGAACTCCAAAAGTAAAGCAAACAAGTTCTTCCTTCTGAGAATTGGGATTTTTCTCTTGAagaattgtttgtattatttGCAAAAGCATCTTTGTACTTGGTAAATGAACTTGAATTTTTGAATGTGAGTGTTCCTTCAACCGTTTTAAAATGGAGAGAAAACGGGCTAGATAAAGTGGGTCCTATGGGAGGCCATAGTAACATGCTTCATTACAAAGACGTTGAAATATACCTACATTTGTTACTTACGACATTTCCTTTGATTTTGAGTAGGTTGGAAAGGTACTACGCATACAAAAGGCTCCTAGGATTGAATCTCCCAGAAACGGATTTGATAGCGAGGATAGTCATTCAGCTCTGACGAATGATGAGTGCCTTCTGTGGAGAGAAACTGAAGACCTTGTATCAGCACCAACCAGGGAAATAGCAGAGCAATTGTATGTACAACATGTTATCAGTCCACTGTAAGGTTATGAACATGTTGATGATGGGGTATGTTGTTGTCCAATGCATGATTTTGTTACACACCCTTCCTTTTTATGTATTTGCAGTCAATTTAGCGGTGTTTTAATGAGAGGACATGAACCGTATGTGATTGGCTTGTAGCCTATTCGGGGGAAGTTTTACTTTGTgcttgtagcagccattatcaTGTCATTGTTCAAGTATTCGTTCGGGGATTATGTTTCGCCCTCATGGCACTAAATCTTGATGGACTATCCTTAAATGAATATGTGTTGCATAATTGCAAAGCTGCATATAGACATATTGTTGGTTACCAATACACAACTATCCTTTGGCCCTGTTTATGGTCCATTCAGGCAAGTAATTGGAAGGGGGCTCAAAGATTGTGTTGTATGCTTGGGCAGTCACCTGGACAGGTCTCTCTATTAAAATGTCAAATGAGACTGCACagacatttttgttttcctgatAACCTCCATGGGTTCGAACATCTTGACAATTTACAACATCATTGAGTTGCTGACTGTTGCTTCCTCCTTATCTGGCAGATTCGTGTCTTTTTGTCCAAGGAATTTCTGGAGGTGGCTGAAAAGAATATCCTTCCCAGCGTCCTCGGCGAGTTGATGCTGCCATGGTCAACACTCTATGTGATTTTGCTCTTCTTATGTCCGATCATTCAGTTTTTCCTTATGGTAATCACCGTCTtctatttacaaaaaataaatagaaatcaGTGTGTCCTAAGTCCTTGCAAATAATATCTTCTGTTTGCAGCATGGCAACTGTATCTTCcagtctctcttttttcatgttattttttttctttttatctcgaGAGTATCCTTGGCACGCGCTTTACCTTGGTTAATCCATTGTGGTCCTCCCTGCCCCACATATATGGTTTTATTTGAATGTACGGCTTTACCAATTACGGAATAACCTTGTGGAATTAATTTTCTCGGAGATGGTTCAAGTATCcctttgaattttatttttctttgtgtatgcatatttcgtacttgtatctCTACATGCAAGGTGGGTTATACGTGTATTGGATGGCTCATATGCATTTCCTTGCAAAATTTTTGGGGCAATCAATGACTTAacaatagatagagaaaatagtaagtttggtttgtaaaagtaataaatttccCTCTCTTAATCCAGATATCTATTTTGGCTTGTTTCTTAATACATTTTGGCTTGTTGGAAATGCTGCTGGAGTTATCTGACTTAGTCCTTGACGTATAGATCATCATTTCGGCCTAACATCCAATTTTATTGGTGGCATCAGAACAGGAGGCCTTACCAATGATTGCTTCAAAAACTCAAAAGCCTTCTGATGTTCTTTTTCCCATTTAAAATCTTTCTGAGACTTTAACTTCAAAAGTGGGGAAAAAGCAAGAGTTTTTCCAGATAAATTGGAGATAAATCTCCTGAGAAAATTTACCTATCCTAAAAACTGTTGGAgttcttgtttatttgttggAGGCTGTGCTTCTATTATAGCTTTAGCCTTATCTTTATCAACCTCAATCCCTCTCTTATGAACCAGAAATCCCAAGAAATTTCCAGCAGTAACTCCAAAAGCGCatttcattgcattcattttcaacttgta
This genomic window contains:
- the LOC131333946 gene encoding inositol-pentakisphosphate 2-kinase-like gives rise to the protein MEVVLELKDADNWIYRGEGAANLVLAYSGSFPTFVGKVLRIQKAPRIESPRNGFDSEDSHSALTNDECLLWRETEDLVSAPTREIAEQLYVQHVISPL
- the LOC131333943 gene encoding inositol-pentakisphosphate 2-kinase-like encodes the protein MEVVLELKDADDWIYRGEGAANLVLAYSGSSPTFVGKVLLIQKAPRIESPRNGYDSEDGHSALMNDECLLWRETEDLVSAPTREIGKQLYVQHVISPLLGYEHVDAGIRVFLSKEFLEAVEKNILSQRPSQRVDAAMVNAQCDIALLMSDSV